One Microplitis mediator isolate UGA2020A chromosome 3, iyMicMedi2.1, whole genome shotgun sequence DNA segment encodes these proteins:
- the LOC130664616 gene encoding segmentation protein Runt, giving the protein MHLPDGPLAMDNFSSIHDALRACHGDLIQTGSPAILCTALPTHWRSNKSLPIAFKVVALDEVSDGTPVTIRAGNDENCCGELRNCTAVMKNQVAKFNDLRFVGRSGRGKSFSLTIQISSVPSQVATYSKAIKVTVDGPREPRSKSNYQYGPGFPGLGLLNPWLDAAYLGHAWHLHHPALIKGAMPMPPADLFTPAFAPSMLPSTYPFHEHVKYPTEYPGMPTTKTPALPTSPSRSPPQSPSDTSSESAAEEVRSAFVPIRINTLPLSSLNVNVSVSKTTTPSTPSSPIRTSVPPSIVSRIPGNPPVPAGKKATEGVRCELKAPTTLISQGSPTPSKMSSVSKPVWRPY; this is encoded by the exons ATGCATCTGCCAGACGGACCTCTCGCAATGGATAACTTCAGCTCGATCCACGATGCACTGCGTGCATGCCACGGCGATCTGATCCAAACCGGAAGTCCAGCGATACTCTGCACCGCGCTGCCCACTCATTGGAGATCAAACAAATCGTTACCGATCGCATTCAAAGTCGTCGCGCTCGACGAAGTCAGCGATGGCACGCCGGTGACGATACGCGCCGGCAATGACGAAAATTGTTGCGGCGAGCTGAGAAATTGCACCGCGGTCATGAAAAACCAGGTCGCGAAATTTAACGATCTGCGATTCGTCGGTCGCAGCGGCCGAg GAAAGTCATTTTCGCTGACGATACAAATCAGCAGCGTTCCTTCACAAGTCGCGACCTACTCAAAAGCAATAAAGGTCACCGTCGACGGACCACGAGAACCGAGATCTAAATCAA ATTATCAGTACGGACCTGGATTCCCTGGACTTGGGCTGCTGAATCCTTGGCTGGACGCCGCCTACCTGGGGCACGCATGGCACCTGCATCATCCTGCACTCATTAAAG GAGCAATGCCTATGCCGCCAGCGGATTTATTTACACCAGCCTTCGCACCCAGTATGCTGCCGTCGACGTACCCCTTCCACGAGCACGTCAAGTACCCGACAGAATATCCAGGAATGCCGACGACAAAAACACCAGCGTTGCCGACCAGTCCGTCTCGTAGTCCACCTCAGAGTCCCAGTGACACCAGCAGCGAATCTGCTGCGGAAGAAGTACGCAGTGCCTTTGTGCCAATTCGTATCAACACATTGCCATTGTCCAGCTTGAATGTCAACGTCAGTGTTTCGAAAACAACGACACCAAGTACGCCGTCATCGCCAATAAGAACTTCAGTGCCTCCTTCAATCGTCAGTAGAATCCCGGGAAATCCTCCAGTGCCTGCCGGTAAAAAAGCCACTGAGGGTGTCCGCTGCGAACTTAAAGCGCCAACGACTTTGATATCTCAGGGCAGTCCCACGCCGAGCAAGATGTCGTCAGTATCAAAACCTGTATGGAGACCTTATTGA